The DNA sequence AATCAATGGAAAGTATATCTCCATCCTGAAACACCTGGTCTTTCGAAGGTAAGCCATGTACGACTGCTTCATTACGGGAAACCAACAAAGTTGAAGGACAACCATAGAGTCCTTTAAACCCTGGTACCGCCCCGTGATCACGAATGAAAGCTTCCGCTTTCGTATCGATCTCTTCTCCAGTCATCCCCGGACGTAACATACTGCCCACATAAGCCAGTGTTTTACAAACCAGCAGACAATTTTCACGAATCAATTCGATCTCTTCTGCCGTTTTATAAATCATTTTACGTCCTTTCCTCGCCATACTATTACGCTTATCCTGTTGTTTAACTCTCGCTTAGGAGGGCTTTCTTACATATTAGCACCAATACCCTGCATACGGCTACTGCTACGACCTGATACCCGACCTTCTTTAACGAGACCGTCGTAACGGCGCATCAACAAGTGGCTTTCGATCTGCTGAAGTGTATCCAATACAACCCCTACAAGAATCAATAAAGAAGTACCACCAAAGAAGGCAGCAAACAAGTTATTGATACCAAAAGCCGCTGCAAAAGCAGGCATGATCGCGATCAGACCCAAGAATACTGAGCCAGGAAGTGTGATACGGGTAGTCACCGAATCAATAAATTCTTCCGTAGGCTTACCTGGCTTTACACCTGGAATAAAAGCATTCTGGCGTTTGAGGTAATCAGCGTAGTTGGAGGGATTAACGATTAAGGCTGTATATACGTAAGTAAAGGCTACTACCAATACAAAGTAGATGGCATTGTATGGTGCAGAAGTGAAATCATTCAATTTCTGTACCAACCAGCTTGTTTCCGCATCAGCACCTGCCGTTTGTGCAGCAAGTCCAGGAAGGAACATCAAAGCCTGAGCGAAGATAATTGGCATTACTCCGGCAGCATTCACTTTCAGAGGAATGTAATCACGCGCACCGGCAACCGGGATATTACCCGTTCCACGGCCCACCATTCGCTTGGCAAATTGTACAGGGATCTTACGAACTCCGGTTACAATCATTACTGTTGCCATACAAACGAGGAACAATGCTGCCATTTCCAGTACAAAGACCAGGAAGCCACCAGCTTGTAAACGTCCTTGTAACTCGAAGACAAAGGCAGTAGGAAGCGTAGCGATGATACCTACAGTAATCAAAAGAGAAACACCGTTGCCAATACCACGGTCGGTAATTTTCTCACCCAACCACATGGCAAAGACAGTACCCGTTGAGAGGATGATAATTCCAGAGAGCCAGAAAATACTTTCAGGAACAGAATTATCAACAGCACCGAGTGACTTTACGTAGGTGAGGTAAGCACCACCCTGTACGAGGGTGATCGCTACCGTCAGCAGACGTGTGATCTGGTTCAACTTTTTACGGCCAGATTCTCCTTCTTTCTGCTGCAAGCGCTGAAAGTAAGGAACAGCAAAGCCTAAAAGCTGAATGATGATACTCGCTGTGATATATGGCATGATGCCCAAGGCAAAGATAGAAGCATTGCTAAAGGCTCCACCGGAGAAAACATTGATCAATCCCAGTAGCGAGTTGTCGCCGCTGCCACCACCCATTTGTGCTTGTAGCACAGCAGGATCGGCACCTGGTAAGACAATGAAAGATCCCAGCCGGAATACCCAAAGTAAACCAAGCGTGAAAAGGATGCGATGGCGCAATTCCTTAATCTTCCAAATATTTTTTAGCGTATCGATAAACCTTTTCATGGTGGTCTTTTTTAGAGGATAGTGAGAGAACCACCCTGCGCTTCGATCGCTGCCTTGGCAGTTTCAGAGCTAGCATGGGCCGTTACAGTCAGCTTGGCGGTCAATTCACCAGTACCCAAAATCTTAATCAAATCCGTCTTGCGAACAATACCCAGCTTCAACAGCGTCTCCATATCAATGGTATCAACACTGTGCTTTTCGCTGATCGCTTGTAAGCGACCCAAATTGAGGGCTACGTATTCGACGCGATTAGGACTCTTAAATCCGCGCTTAGGCAAGCGCATCTGAAGAGGCATCTGACCACCTTCGAAACTACGCTTACTTTTGTAACCAGAACGCGACTTGGCGCCTTTATGACCACGAGTAGACGTACCTCCTCGGCCAGAACCCTGACCACGGGCAATACGCTTACGGCTTTTTACAGCACCGGACGCT is a window from the Lewinella sp. LCG006 genome containing:
- the rplO gene encoding 50S ribosomal protein L15, producing the protein MELHSLKPASGAVKSRKRIARGQGSGRGGTSTRGHKGAKSRSGYKSKRSFEGGQMPLQMRLPKRGFKSPNRVEYVALNLGRLQAISEKHSVDTIDMETLLKLGIVRKTDLIKILGTGELTAKLTVTAHASSETAKAAIEAQGGSLTIL
- the secY gene encoding preprotein translocase subunit SecY → MKRFIDTLKNIWKIKELRHRILFTLGLLWVFRLGSFIVLPGADPAVLQAQMGGGSGDNSLLGLINVFSGGAFSNASIFALGIMPYITASIIIQLLGFAVPYFQRLQQKEGESGRKKLNQITRLLTVAITLVQGGAYLTYVKSLGAVDNSVPESIFWLSGIIILSTGTVFAMWLGEKITDRGIGNGVSLLITVGIIATLPTAFVFELQGRLQAGGFLVFVLEMAALFLVCMATVMIVTGVRKIPVQFAKRMVGRGTGNIPVAGARDYIPLKVNAAGVMPIIFAQALMFLPGLAAQTAGADAETSWLVQKLNDFTSAPYNAIYFVLVVAFTYVYTALIVNPSNYADYLKRQNAFIPGVKPGKPTEEFIDSVTTRITLPGSVFLGLIAIMPAFAAAFGINNLFAAFFGGTSLLILVGVVLDTLQQIESHLLMRRYDGLVKEGRVSGRSSSRMQGIGANM